The following proteins are encoded in a genomic region of Drosophila bipectinata strain 14024-0381.07 chromosome XL, DbipHiC1v2, whole genome shotgun sequence:
- the DIP1 gene encoding double-stranded RNA-specific editase 1 isoform X2, translated as MKRTRRPNNAGNKQFVSGGVYAANVVQNQPQAAPQPAPAPVAAPAPVQQQPQKKPDGAAIAAKLPMPILVKIEPLDVEAEPEPMQDSSQETDTDRDVTIDLSEENVSGGKIPFKKIFQKRKKSSERTRDKKQRQNRQLRKSMLPKNALMALNEVKGVTISDFTIDSNADGGFTAIVTVNSNQYEGKGLSKMSAKNAACEKAWRDFIIAKMTPKPPRSQPNESDNGDEAMDTNEDEAESPEDDLPMLNLASFAIYKLFAEWEREGFVVPEMHPNSAQNPNASGGGDAAPAAPAAPKEPKKPPIRSDLPPNWQTMHPATILCIMRPGITYVDYGTSGEKPNVVQHLGIVVDDQEFTASGRSKKIARRNVAVNVCNTLFGTNFTYENTA; from the exons atgaagcgTACCCGTCGCCCAAATAACGCTGGAAACAAGCAATTCGTTTCCGGTGGCGTTTAT GCCGCTAATGTGGTCCAGAATCAGCCACAAGCCGCTCCCCAGCCGGCACCGGCACCGGTTGCAGCTCCTGCTCCCGttcagcagcagccacagaaGAAGCCCGATGGAGCCGCTATTGCGGCCAAGCTGCCCATGCCAATACTGGTAAAGATAGAGCCCCTCGATGTGGAGGCGGAGCCGGAGCCGATGCAGGATTCATCTCAAGAAACCGACACCGACCGGGATGTGACTATTGATTTGAGTGAGGAGAATGTATCTGGAGGCAAGATTCCATTCAAGAAGATCTTCCAGAAGCGCAAAAAGTCATCGG AGCGCACTCGGGATAAGAAGCAGCGCCAGAACCGTCAGCTTCGCAAGTCGATGCTTCCCAAGAACGCTCTAATGGCCCTCAATGAAGTCAAGGGCGTGACTATCAGTGATTTCACCATTGACAGCAATGCCGATGGGGGATTCACTGCCATAGTGACAGTAAACTCTAACCAGTACGAGGGCAAGGGACTCTCCAAGATGTCCGCCAAGAACGCTGCTTGCGAGAAGGCTTGGCGTGATTTTATTATTGCCAAAATGACTCCGAAACCCCCTCGCTCTCAGCCGAACGAGTCAGACAACGGCGACGAGGCAATGGATACTAACGAGGACGAGGCGGAGTCGCCGGAGGATGATCTACCCATGCTTAATCTGGCCTCGTTTGCCATCTACAAACTGTTTGCTGAGTGGGAGCGCGAGGGTTTTGTAGTTCCTGAGATGCACCCCAACTCGGCCCAAAACCCGAATGCTTCTGGTGGCGGGGATGCTGCTCCAGCCGCGCCAGCTGCTCCCAAAGAGCCAAAGAAGCCGCCAATTCGCAGCGATTTGCCGCCCAACTGGCAGACTATGCATCCGGCAACTATTTTGTGCATT ATGCGTCCTGGTATTACCTATGTGGACTACGGAACCTCTGGCGAGAAGCCAAATGTTGTCCAGCACTTGGGCATAGTGGTTGATGATCAGGAGTTCACCGCTAGCGGCCGTTCGAAGAAGATTGCTCGCCGCAATGTGGCCGTTAATGTGTGCAATACATTGTTTGGAACCAACTTCACCTACGAGAACACCGCTTAA
- the DIP1 gene encoding double-stranded RNA-specific editase 1 isoform X1, whose protein sequence is MKRTRRPNNAGNKQFVSGGVYNPNANAQPLIQPPLQAANVVQNQPQAAPQPAPAPVAAPAPVQQQPQKKPDGAAIAAKLPMPILVKIEPLDVEAEPEPMQDSSQETDTDRDVTIDLSEENVSGGKIPFKKIFQKRKKSSERTRDKKQRQNRQLRKSMLPKNALMALNEVKGVTISDFTIDSNADGGFTAIVTVNSNQYEGKGLSKMSAKNAACEKAWRDFIIAKMTPKPPRSQPNESDNGDEAMDTNEDEAESPEDDLPMLNLASFAIYKLFAEWEREGFVVPEMHPNSAQNPNASGGGDAAPAAPAAPKEPKKPPIRSDLPPNWQTMHPATILCIMRPGITYVDYGTSGEKPNVVQHLGIVVDDQEFTASGRSKKIARRNVAVNVCNTLFGTNFTYENTA, encoded by the exons atgaagcgTACCCGTCGCCCAAATAACGCTGGAAACAAGCAATTCGTTTCCGGTGGCGTTTAT AATCCGAATGCCAACGCCCAGCCGTTGATCCAGCCTCCATTGCAGGCCGCTAATGTGGTCCAGAATCAGCCACAAGCCGCTCCCCAGCCGGCACCGGCACCGGTTGCAGCTCCTGCTCCCGttcagcagcagccacagaaGAAGCCCGATGGAGCCGCTATTGCGGCCAAGCTGCCCATGCCAATACTGGTAAAGATAGAGCCCCTCGATGTGGAGGCGGAGCCGGAGCCGATGCAGGATTCATCTCAAGAAACCGACACCGACCGGGATGTGACTATTGATTTGAGTGAGGAGAATGTATCTGGAGGCAAGATTCCATTCAAGAAGATCTTCCAGAAGCGCAAAAAGTCATCGG AGCGCACTCGGGATAAGAAGCAGCGCCAGAACCGTCAGCTTCGCAAGTCGATGCTTCCCAAGAACGCTCTAATGGCCCTCAATGAAGTCAAGGGCGTGACTATCAGTGATTTCACCATTGACAGCAATGCCGATGGGGGATTCACTGCCATAGTGACAGTAAACTCTAACCAGTACGAGGGCAAGGGACTCTCCAAGATGTCCGCCAAGAACGCTGCTTGCGAGAAGGCTTGGCGTGATTTTATTATTGCCAAAATGACTCCGAAACCCCCTCGCTCTCAGCCGAACGAGTCAGACAACGGCGACGAGGCAATGGATACTAACGAGGACGAGGCGGAGTCGCCGGAGGATGATCTACCCATGCTTAATCTGGCCTCGTTTGCCATCTACAAACTGTTTGCTGAGTGGGAGCGCGAGGGTTTTGTAGTTCCTGAGATGCACCCCAACTCGGCCCAAAACCCGAATGCTTCTGGTGGCGGGGATGCTGCTCCAGCCGCGCCAGCTGCTCCCAAAGAGCCAAAGAAGCCGCCAATTCGCAGCGATTTGCCGCCCAACTGGCAGACTATGCATCCGGCAACTATTTTGTGCATT ATGCGTCCTGGTATTACCTATGTGGACTACGGAACCTCTGGCGAGAAGCCAAATGTTGTCCAGCACTTGGGCATAGTGGTTGATGATCAGGAGTTCACCGCTAGCGGCCGTTCGAAGAAGATTGCTCGCCGCAATGTGGCCGTTAATGTGTGCAATACATTGTTTGGAACCAACTTCACCTACGAGAACACCGCTTAA
- the GCS2alpha gene encoding neutral alpha-glucosidase AB, with protein sequence MRCVLGVLATLCALFLILSDAVDPSNFKTCDQSSFCRRSRKVQSSGSKYALIPGTLNTYADSLTADLVNKENHHQFAFKLEALVGSSFRLQIDEKQPLKPRYRVEHALKGQPQTGRIRVQRETDGEIVITSEGNKAVIHGDPFRVDFYENDVLVVSVNAKNWLYFEHLRQKSQEPPAAQAEHENQQEQDAAVETPKAADAIDDPGAWEENFKSHHDAKPYGPEAVALDFSFPAAEILFGIPEHADSFVLKSTSGTDPYRLYNLDVFEYIVDSKMALYGSVPVIYGHGPQRTAGVYWQNAAETWVDIQTAETNVVSSLVNFVSGSRKSPPPAAHFMSESGIVDAFILLGPKPLDAFKQYAALTGTHELPQLFSLAYHQSRWNYNDERDVTSVSAKFDEFNIPMDTMWLDIEYTDGKRYFTWDKFKFPQPLTMIKNLTELGRHLVVIIDPHIKRDNGYFFHNDCTERGYYVKTRDGNDYEGWCWPGAASYPDFFNPVVRDYYASQYALDKFQTVTSDVMLWNDMNEPSVFNGPEITAPKDLIHYGNWEHRDVHNLYGHMHLMGSFAGLQQRDPNQRPFILTRAHFAGSQRYAAIWTGDNLADWSHLQHSIKMCLTEATAGFSFCGADVGGFFGNPDAELLERWYQTGIFLPFFRAHAHIDTKRREPWLFPERTRLVIQNAVLKRYSYLPLWYTAFYELEQTGEPVIRPLLAHYPLDKEGFAIDNQLLVQDRLLVRPVMQQGVSKVDVYFPAVDDKKNGDLWYDVDTYQRQEKSGYVSVSVDEYKIPVWQRGGSILPKKERQRRASTLMINDPYTLIICLDRQGKASGSLYLDDEKSYAYRQGQFIHVNYEFANGQLVNRFIGKPKYKSDAWIERIVIAGLERVPSGAGITVNGVTQQLEVLPHEGHVVVRKPGVKMDVDFALKLNY encoded by the exons ATGCGTTGTGTCCTTGGCGTTTTGGCCACCCTTTGCGCCTTGTTTTTAATCCTCAGCGATGCTGTTGATCCTTCAAATTTCAAGACCTGTGACCAGAGTAGCTTCTGTcg tcGCTCTCGAAAGGTCCAGAGTTCTGGTAGCAAGTACGCCCTTATTCCAGGCACTTTGAACACATACGCCGATTCGCTGACTGCTGATTTAGTTAACAAGGAGAACCACCACCAGTTCGCCTTCAAGCTGGAGGCTCTTGTAGGCAGCTCGTTCCGACTCCAGATCGACGAGAAGCAGCCACTTAAGCCCAGATATCGCGTGGAGCACGCTCTGAAGGGACAACCCCAGACAGGACGCATTCGTGTCCAGCGGGAGACTGACGGCGAGATCGTAATCACATCGGAGGGCAACAAGGCCGTCATCCATGGTGACCCCTTCCGCGTCGATTTCTATGAGAATGATGTTTTGGTCGTATCGGTCAATGCCAAAAACTGGCTGTATTTCGAACACTTGCGCCAGAAGTCCCAAGAGCCGCCAGCCGCGCAGGCGGAGCATGAGAatcagcaggagcaggacgcTGCTGTTGAGACCCCCAAGGCGGCCGATGCCATCGATGACCCTGGTGCATGGGAGGAGAACTTCAAATCGCATCACGATGCCAAACCCTACGGTCCTGAAGCTGTAGCTCTTGATTTCTCGTTCCCCGCCGCTGAGATCCTATTTGGTATTCCCGAGCATGCCGATAGCTTCGTGTTGAAGTCCACTTCTGGTACTGATCCTTATCGTCTGTATAACCTGGATGTTTTCGAGTACATTGTGGACAGCAAGATGGCACTGTATGGTTCGGTTCCGGTTATCTACGGCCATGG ACCTCAGCGCACTGCTGGAGTTTACTGGCAAAATGCTGCCGAAACCTGGGTGGACATCCAAACGGCTGAAACCAATGTGGTCTCCTCGCTGGTCAACTTTGTCTCCGGCTCGCGTAAATCTCCTCCGCCGGCTGCCCACTTTATGTCCGAGTCGGGCATCGTGGATGCCTTTATTTTGCTGGGACCCAAACCTTTGGACGCCTTCAAGCAGTACGCTGCCCTGACCGGCACCCACGAGCTGCCACAGCTGTTCTCTTTGGCCTATCACCAGAGCCGCTGGAACTACAACGATGAGCGCGACGTGACCTCAGTTTCGGCCAAGTTCGACGAGTTCAACATCCCCATGGACACCATGTGGCTGGACATTGAGTATACCGACGGCAAGCGCTACTTCACGTGGGACAAATTCAAGTTCCCCCAGCCGCTAACCATGATCAAGAACTTGACGGAGCTGGGACGCCACTTGGTGGTGATCATCGACCCCCACATCAAGCGGGACAATGGCTATTTCTTCCACAACGACTGCACCGAACGCGGATATTATGTTAAGACCCGAGATGGCAACGACTACGAGGGCTGGTGCTGGCCTGGAGCAGCCAGTTATCCGGATTTCTTTAACCCGGTAGTGAGGGACTACTATGCCAGTCAGTACGCCCTGGACAAGTTCCAGACGGTCACGTCGGATGTGATGCTGTGGAACGATATGAATGAGCCATCGGTTTTCAATGGTCCCGAGATCACGGCGCCCAAGGATCTGATTCACTACGGAAACTGGGAGCATCGTGACGTCCACAATCTCTACGGTCACATGCACTTGATGGGCTCCTTCGCTGGTCTGCAGCAGCGTGATCCCAACCAGCGCCCCTTCATTCTGACCCGAGCCCACTTTGCCGGATCGCAGCGTTATGCTGCCATTTGGACGGGAGACAACCTCGCTGACTGGTCGCACTTGCAGCACTCGATCAAGATGTGCCTCACGGAGGCAACGGCCGGCTTTTCGTTCTGCGGCGCTGATGTGGGCGGCTTCTTTGGCAATCCGGATGCGGAACTGCTGGAGCGTTGGTATCAGACCGGCATCTTTCTGCCATTCTTCCGCGCTCATGCCCACATTGACACGAAGCGCAGGGAGCCGTGGCTGTTCCCGGAACGCACTCGCCTAGTTATCCAGAATGCCGTGCTCAAGAGGTATTCCTATCTGCCGCTGTGGTACACGGCCTTCTACGAACTGGAACAGACCGGCGAGCCTGTAATCCGTCCTCTCCTGGCCCACTACCCTCTGGACAAGGAAGGCTTTGCCATCGACAACCAGCTGCTGGTCCAGGATCGTCTGCTGGTCCGCCCCGTGATGCAGCAGGGCGTCAGCAAGGTGGACGTCTACTTCCCCGCTGTGGATGACAAGAAGAATGGTGACTTGTGGTACGATGTCGACACCTATCAGCGCCAGGAGAAATCTGGCTACGTCTCCGTCTCCGTGGATGAGTATAAG ATTCCCGTGTGGCAACGAGGCGGCAGCATTCTGCCCAAGAAGGAGCGTCAGCGTCGTGCCTCCACCTTGATGATCAACGATCCCTACACCCTGATTATTTGCCTAGACAGGCAGGGCAAGGCCTCTGGCTCTCTGTATCTGGACGATGAGAAGTCCTACGCCTACCGCCAGGGTCAGTTCATCCACGTGAACTATGAGTTCGCTAACGGGCAGCTGGTTAACCGATTCATTGGCAAGCCAAAGTACAAGAGCGACGCCTGGATCGAGAGGATCGTGATCGCCGGCCTGGAGCGCGTGCCCAGTGGAGCTGGCATTACGGTGAACGGAGTCACTCAGCAGCTGGAGGTGCTGCCGCATGAGGGACACGTGGTTGTCCGCAAACCGGGCGTCAAGATGGACGTCGACTTTGCCCTTAAACTCAACTATTAA